The Phaeodactylum tricornutum CCAP 1055/1 chromosome 8, whole genome shotgun sequence genome has a window encoding:
- a CDS encoding predicted protein gives MAANDTKANHQEGGKRKGFFARFLKKSKPKTPVPKSSSGKNTKASQAPPPPPPIATPIMPKKSILKREFSSTQDRSPASSANTDDRSTRVSWLCRTRYFQKMCDSAFEVVDQDGSGAVDEKELYSGLLLIHLKLACRPLGRERCHAIFVKMDTDNSNSLDKEEFREVMMVLFSNVLLRVTAQWSMTLLIVPLLAQKVLDGICWLFNVVYGIITDLDEHSSIANRIELSIEAAYAWILSRLPGPLLFVADAVHDGISFVPEHVWNTIPLTLLSTLLGLLAVPWLLFQIDDFFQYLADRKAKKRVS, from the exons GCCAATCACCAGGAGGGCGGCAAACGTAAGGGTTTCTTCGCCCGATTCCTCAAGAAGAGCAAACCCAAAACACCTGTTCCCAAGAGTTCTAGCGGTAAGAATACGAAAGCGTCACAGGCTccgcctcctcctcctccgaTCGCGACCCCCATAATGCCCAAAAAAAGTATCCTGAAGAGAGAATTCTCCAGTACGCAAGACCGTAGTCCTGCATCGTCTGCGAACACCGACGATCGTTCCACCAGAGTTTCGTGGTTGTGCCGCACACGGTATTTTCAGAAAATGTGCGACTCAGCTTTTGAAGTGGTGGATCAGGACGGCTCAGGAGCAGTGGACGAAAAGGAGTTGTATTCCGGTCTATTACTGATTCATTTGAAGCTAG CTTGTCGGCCTCTGGGACGTGAACGTTGTCACGCTATTTTTGTCAAAATGGATACGGATAACTCGAACAGCTTGGATAAGGAAGAATTTCGTGAAGTTATGATGGTTCTCTTTAGCAACGTTTTGTTGCGTGTCACGGCCCAATGGAGCATGACGCTGTTAATCGTCCCTCTGTTGGCGCAGAAGGTTCTGGACGGGATATGTTGGCTATTCAACGTCGTGTACGGCATCATAACGGACCTGGACGAGCATTCTTCTATTGCTAATCGAATTGAGCTGAGCATCGAAGCGGCGTATGCATGGATTTTGAGCCGTTTACCGGGTCCGCTTCTATTTGTGGCGGACGCAGTGCATGACGGAATATCGTTTGTTCCGGAGCACGTTTGGAATACTATTCCATTGACCTTGCTATCGACTCTTCTTGGGCTACTGGCAGTGCCTTGGCTGCTGTTCCAAATCGACGATTTCTTTCAGTATCTTGCGGATCGAAAAGCCAAAAAAAGGGTGTCATGA